A genomic segment from Cygnus atratus isolate AKBS03 ecotype Queensland, Australia chromosome 9, CAtr_DNAZoo_HiC_assembly, whole genome shotgun sequence encodes:
- the ESPNL gene encoding espin-like protein, with protein sequence MDVDTLVPTHDERGRTIPEWKRQVMVRRLRARLADEAEVCDQVQPGWGWDAAGPRQHRHLTGLLPQEPGAWRFSPSHEAVLGPFGELLTEGDLQQLEWAVESLRLRRRGEAYQGELQRLAQELRALLPSPLLSITVHSPPPAPGQPLPLWCGRLAGVVGSLATLLANAEGARATPVPTPLPAPLPGASRTPAGSLAQREIRQCGVSVRSLRGAFEHPGGNGGESEPGAVEAASDSGISCEEALSDGSGSPVPESSGLRKERIVLLFLSHWKRSAGSPNPWATACRALQAQRDAVGAPRAKEGLSRVSRLSRQRSAIQQLLGSWRDAAARPPPPPPPTGSPRTTLSPEQFVRQADGAPADYDSLTLDLFMLGYFRILEQDLAPEERRGRHLLCFEVFDHLGRHGWEAARAFHRAVTDEITAGRRSWKDSFEDIKARYFGTTKGSAWLPGMARGSPPQPGARRPATGRSSNEEICRCIDRSFAFWKEKEAEIFSFEE encoded by the coding sequence ATGGATGTGGACACCCTGGTGCCCACGCACGACGAGCGGGGCCGCACCATCCCCGAGTGGAAGCGGCAGGTGATGGTGCGCCGGCTGCGCGCCCGGCTGGCCGATGAGGCGGAGGTGTGCGACCAGGTACAGCCGGGCTGGGGGTGGGATGCGGCAGGGCCCCGCCAGCACCGCCATCTGACGGGCCTTCTGCCACAGGAGCCAGGTGCCTGGCGCTTCTCACCATCCCACGAGGCGGTGCTGGGCCCCTTCGGGGAGCTGCTGACAGAGGgggacctgcagcagctggagtggGCAGTGGAGAGCCTGAGGCTGCGGCGGCGCGGCGAGGCCTACCAAGGCGAGCTGCAGCGCCTGGCACAGGAGTTGCGcgccctcctgccctccccattGCTCAGCATCACCGTCCACAGCCCCCCGCctgccccggggcagcccctgcccctctgGTGCGGCCGTCTGGCTGGCGTGGTGGGCAGCCTGGCTACGCTGCTGGCCAACGCTGAGGGGGCCCGTGCCACCCCCGTGCCCACCCCACTgcctgccccgctgcccggAGCCTCCCGGACACCGGCAGGCAGCCTGGCACAGCGGGAGATCCGGCAGTGTGGGGTGAGCGTCCGCAGCCTGCGCGGTGCCTTCGAGCACCCCGGTGGCAACGGTGGGGAGAGTGAGCCCGGGGCGGTGGAAGCCGCCAGCGACTCGGGGATCAGCTGCGAGGAAGCGCTCTCGGATGGCAGCGGGTCGCCGGTGCCGGAGTCATCCGGCCTGCGCAAGGAGCGCATCGTGCTGCTCTTCCTGAGCCACTGGAAGCGCTCGGCTGGCAGCCCCAACCCGTGGGCCACAGCCTGCCGGGCGCTGCAAGCCCAGCGGGACGCGGTGGGTGCTCCCAGGGCTAAGGAGGGGCTGAGCAGGGTGAGCCGCCTGTCGCGGCAGAGGAGCGCcatccagcagctcctgggcagcTGGAGGGATGCGGCTGCCCGTCCACCGCCGCCACCACCTCCCACCGGCAGCCCCCGCACCACCCTGTCCCCCGAGCAGTTCGTGCGGCAGGCTGACGGGGCACCGGCCGACTATGACAGCCTCACCCTAGACCTCTTCATGCTGGGCTACTTCCGCATCTTGGAGCAGGACCTGGCCCCTGAGGAGCGCCGGGGCCGGCACCTCCTCTGCTTTGAGGTGTTTGACCACCTGGGCCGGCATGGCTGGGAGGCCGCGCGCGCCTTCCACCGCGCCGTCACCGATGAAATCACTGCTGGCCGGCGCAGCTGGAAGGACAGCTTCGAGGACATCAAGGCAAGGTACTTCGGCACCACCAAGGGCTCAGCCTGGCTGCCAGGGATGGCCAGGGggagccccccgcagcccggtGCCCGCAGGCCAGCCACAGGCCGCTCCAGCAATGAAGAGATCTGCAGGTGCATCGACCGCAGCTTCGCCTtctggaaggagaaggaggcagAGATCTTCAGCTTTGAGGAGTGA